The Onthophagus taurus isolate NC chromosome 2, IU_Otau_3.0, whole genome shotgun sequence genome includes a window with the following:
- the LOC111427221 gene encoding cytochrome P450 6a2-like: MEIFWFVIPTIILLLYLYYKKSYQYWEKKGIVTIKPKIPFGNLGNPFDGKGIEKMVRMYETFKSMRVQYGGFYAGTTPMLLLAHPDAVKTVVNKQFQSFNSHGSNIDEKEEPLLAHLFNLEGKRWRDMRVKLTPTFTSGKMKMMFQTMLDCGEQLERFVFECTENGKPLDIKDTVACYTTDVIGSCAFGLDCNSFTNPNAEFRTYGKKVLTPNIKFTLRRLFNLPPSIVKLLQLHIVEPDVTDFFMGVVNDMINCRRTENITRNDFMQILINMQDSAKAEGKAPMTTEEIAAQAFVFFAAGFETSSTTASFCLYELARHQNIQDKLREEIRTKIKENNGKITYDGITEMKYLEQVINETLRKYPPVHTLPRRCTQNCTLPNGVLVEKGTKVLISVLGMHKDKEYFPNPEKFDPERFSDENKHNIVPYSYLPFGEGPRICIGLRFGVMQTKVALCLLLKNFKVFPHSSTKYHMQFAGNTAVLSGKDPIILRTEKVN, from the exons ATGGAAATTTTTTGGTTTGTAATTCcaacaataattttgttgctatacttgtattataaaaaatcgtatcaatACTGGGAAAAAAAGGGAATAGTaacaataaaaccaaaaattccCTTTGGAAATCTTGGTAATCCATTCGATGGAAAAGGCATCGAAAAAATGGTACGAATGTACGAAACATTTAAATCTATGCGTGTCCAATATGGTGGTTTTTATGCGGGGACAACTCCAATGTTATTACTAGCTCACCCAGATGCTGTTAAAACGGTCGTAAACAAACAATTTCAAAGCTTCAACAGCCACGGTAGCAATATCGACGAAAAGGAAGAACCGTTATTGGCCCACTTATTCAATTTAGAAGGAAAAAGATGGCGTGATATGAGAGTGAAACTCACTCCAACTTTTACATCTGGAAAAATGAAGATGATGTTTCAAACTATGTTAGACTGCGGCGAGCAACTTGAAAGATTTGTTTTTGAATGCACCGAAAATGGAAAACCCTTAGATATTAAAGATACCGTGGCGTGTTATACCACTGACGTAATTGGTTCTTGTGCTTTCGGATTAGACTGTAATAGCTTTACAAATCCAAACGCTGAATTTAGAACTTatgggaaaaaagttttaacgccaaatataaaatttactttaagaAGACTTTTTAATCTTCCACCTAGTATTGTAAAATTATTGCAATTACATATAGTCGAACCAGATGTAACGGATTTTTTTATGGGTGTTGTAAACGATATGATCAACTGTCGACGAACAGAAAATATCACCAGGAATGATTTCatgcaaattttaataaacatgcAAGATTCTGCCAAAGCAGAAGGAAAAGCGCCAATGACAACCGAAGAAATCGCCGCTCAAGCATTTGTATTTTTCGCAGCTGGATTTGAAACATCTTCAACCACCGCATCGTTTTGTTTATACGAATTAGCACGTCATCAAAACATACAAGATAAATTACGAGAGGAAAttcgaacaaaaataaaggaaaataaTGGTAAAATTACTTATGATGGAATTAcagaaatgaaatatttagagCAAGTGATTAACGAGACTTTACGAAAATATCCCCCAGTACATACACTTCCAAGGCGCTGTACACAAAATTGTACTCTTCCAAACGGAGTTCTTGTTGAAAAAGGAACAAAAGTTTTGATAAGCGTTTTGGGAATGCACAAAGATAAAGAGTATTTCCCAAATCCTGAAAAATTCGACCCAGAAAGATTTTCAGACGAAAATAAGCATAATATTGTCCCGTATTCATATTTACCATTTGGAGAAGGTCCAAGGATTTGTATTG gtcTGAGATTTGGTGTAATGCAAACTAAAGTTGCTCTTTGTTTATTGTTAAAGAATTTCAAGGTCTTTCCTCATTCTTCCACTAAATATCACATGCAATTTGCAGGTAATACTGCGGTTTTGTCTGGTAaagatccgataattctaagAACAGAAAAGGTCAATTAA
- the LOC111427219 gene encoding probable cytochrome P450 6a13 — translation MGILWFVIPTIILLLYTYYKKSFQYWEKKGIATIKPKIPFGNVGNPFDGKGIERMVRMYETFKSMGAQYGGFYAGASPMLLLIHPDAVKTIVNKDFQSFNSHGNVFDEKEEPLLGHLFNLEGKRWRDMRVKLTPTFTSGKMKMMFQTMLDCGVQLEKFVLECNASGKPLDIKDTVACYTTDVIGSCAFGLECNSFTNPNAEFRNYGRKIFTPSIKFTLRRLLNLPPRIIKLLHLRVLNQDLSDFFIGVVNDTINYRRTQNITRNDFMQILMNMQDSAKAEGKAAMTTEEIAAQAFVFFLAGFETSSTTASFCLYELAHDQDIQDKLREEIRSKIKENGGKITYDGIMEMKYLDQVVNEALRKYPPVHVLPRRCTENCVLPNGALIEKGTKVFVSVLGMQRDEEYFPNPEKFDPDRFSEKNKHNIVPYTYLPFGEGPRICIGLRFGVMQTKLAMCLLLKNFKLFPHSSVKYPLQFDSNSVVLSGKDPIILTTEKVN, via the exons ATGGGGATTCTTTGGTTTGTAATCccaacaataatattattgttgtATACGtactataaaaaatcatttcaatattggGAAAAAAAAGGAATAGCAACAATAAAACCTAAAATACCCTTTGGAAATGTTGGTAACCCATTCGATGGCAAAGGAATTGAAAGAATGGTGCGTATGTACGAAACATTTAAATCTATGGGGGCCCAATATGGTGGTTTTTACGCGGGAGCGTCACCAATGTTGTTATTAATTCATCCAGACGCAGTTAAAACGATTGTAAATAAGGATTTTCAAAGTTTCAACAGTCACGGTAACGTTTTCGACGAAAAGGAAGAACCGTTATTGGGCCACTTATTCAATTTAGAAGGAAAAAGATGGCGTGATATGAGAGTGAAACTAACGCCAACTTTTACTTCTGGAAAAATGAAGATGATGTTTCAAACGATGTTAGATTGCGGCGTGCAACTTGAAAAGTTTGTTCTTGAATGCAACGCAAGTGGAAAACCGTTAGATATTAAAGATACCGTGGCGTGTTACACCACTGACGTCATTGGTTCATGTGCTTTTGGATTGGAGTGTAATAGCTTCACTAATCCTAACGCTGAATTTAGAAATTACgggagaaaaatttttacaccaagtataaaatttactttacgAAGACTTTTAAATCTTCCACCTCgtatcataaaattattacatttacGTGTACTTAATCAAGATTTGTCTGATTTTTTCATCGGCGTGGTAAACGACACCATCAATTATAGACGGACACAAAACATCACAAGAAATGATTTCAtgcaaattttaatgaatatgcAAGACTCCGCAAAAGCAGAAGGAAAAGCAGCGATGACCACGGAAGAAATTGCTGCACAAgcatttgtttttttcttagCTGGGTTTGAAACATCATCAACCACCGCATCATTTTGTTTATACGAATTAGCCCATGATCAAGATATACAAGATAAATTACGCGAGGAAATTcgttcgaaaataaaagaaaatggcGGTAAAATCACTTATGATGGAATCATGgaaatgaaatatttagacCAAGTTGTTAACGAGGCTTTACGAAAATATCCACCAGTCCATGTCCTTCCAAGACGATGTACCGAAAATTGCGTTCTCCCAAACGGAGCTCTTATTGAAAAAGGCACAAAAGTTTTCGTAAGCGTTTTAGGAATGCAGAGAGATGAGGAATATTTTCCAAATCCTGAGAAATTCGATCCAGATAGATTTTCCGAAAAAAATAAGCATAATATTGTTCCTTACACATATTTACCGTTTGGGGAAGGCCCAAGAATTTGTATTG gtTTAAGATTTGGAGTGATGCAAACAAAACTTGCtatgtgtttattattaaaaaatttcaagttatttCCTCATTCTTCCGTTAAATATCCCTTGCAGTTTGATAGTAATTCTGTGGTTTTATCTGGAAAAGACCCTATTATTCTTACAACCGAAAAAGTTAATTGA
- the LOC111427217 gene encoding uncharacterized protein, whose amino-acid sequence MAGSVAEDKEMMDTNIEDVRKLQAVLEQEKEQVQEDFDLNFNISDEDEESDGYESDSSLTTIENISEDKLHLAEEEYLAVDCLKISKSFNVIKPHLSSEEINVINSCKNPKLKHLLVLNRAKNINLKSILYKLYMSYKEVLGHITKLNEEARVKREEKQLYKGVPKNRMHHPYFYKSGMKYSCTLNEDAKRRKITNHYLTNSSGRWTVQDQTILKRAVCFQYNQYQIKETNKKISDLLRVKKEYKGSDVNKIMEKINDLKKEVETLKQNENVSVPDLKNGIIDWLLISTQDLAGKHSSHGCEGMWNMFLHPSINKSAKWTDSENKKLNELAEAHEFQDWDTIAKELGTNRSAYTVCIQFREKLMNSVDVGRFDVDEDTQLIRAVNAYRIGNYIPWTKVAEHFSNRLKKQLYNRYTVYLNKTKCQKRGPFTLEEDILLLILVRKFGANYNTICEYIPYRSKIQVSYRYTSYLNYSVMKTGSWSLLEDNAIMQHVKCHGPKKWQLLVEEVPTRNAAHFRHRYHHLNKWLESNKNKTIENIPRKDETKKSTLNTTLIRKIADMYKTSTTIPTLKEITEKIRTNGVKPGRKAKVRYVNSMVDDELIQYFQSTHRLRTAKEIPGSNITTICATVKSLLAIMRAVLVVPSQTELNSISNLDSLDKQILTNVFQNVYAQHSQELNGPQKKVIKVEFKHFDSMILPPNLNTLVGMRGLLLNYERCKSKLTQTMNATSFTVAKNMIKNSLNAQINLCDPIVRNLIVSEQEEFAFRLKSLFKWPAIMSGIQPSVRTFTNRPQKQPPKRKVGRPKKDTTKIDLMFKAKLLKKELNKTSNKCNANESEPEACTDKLIETKGNQICIEIDDSNEQNVYTEQPKKKIKLECDNEKLREDIKKCEEVLLNELRKK is encoded by the exons atgGCTGGGTCGGTTGCGgaagataaagaaatgatgGATACTAACATTGAAGATGTTAGAAAATTACAAGCTGTCCTTGAGCAAGAAAAAGAACAAGTACAAGAAGATTTTGATTTGAACTTTAACATCAGCGATGAAGATGAg gAGTCTGATGGATACGAAAGTGATTCGTCTTTAACAACCATTGAGAATATATCGGAAGATAAACTCCATTTAGCAGAAGAAGAATATCTTGCTGTGGATTGTCTCAAAATAAGCAAAagttttaatgtaattaagcCTCATTTATCAAGCGAAGAAATCAATGTAATCAATTCATGTAAAAATcctaaattaaagcatttattagttttaaatcgggcaaaaaatattaatttaaaatcaatcttGTACAAGCTTTACATGTCCTACAAAGAAGTCTTGGGGCatataacaaaactaaacgAAGAGGCGCGTGTTAAAAGGGAAGAGAAACAATTGTACAAAGGTGTACCCAAAAATAGAATGCACCAcccatatttttataaatcaggCATGAAATATTCTTGTACTCTTAATGAAGATGCTAAACGGCGCAAAATTACAAATCATTATCTAACTAATAGTTCAGGAAGATGGACCGTTCAAGATCAAACTATACTTAAAAGAGCCGTATGTTTTCAGTATAatcaatatcaaattaaagagactaataagaaaatatctgACTTATTAAGAGTAAAAAAGGAATACAAAGGTTCTGATGTGAATAAAATTATGgagaaaattaatgatttgaaGAAAGAAGTTGAGACATTGAAACAGAATGAGAATGTGAGTGTCCCTGATTTGAAGAATGGCATTATTGATTGGCTTCTAATTTCAACTCAGGATTTAGCAg gtAAGCACTCATCACACGGATGTGAAGGAATGTGGAATATGTTCTTACATCcttcaattaataaaagtgcaaaATGGACAGAttctgaaaacaaaaaattaaatgaattagcTGAAGCACACGAATTCCAAGATTGGGATACAATAGCAAAGGAATTGGGCACAAATCGATCAGCGTATACAGTTTGCATACAATTTCGTGAAAAGCTAATGAATTCAGTTGATGTAGGTAGATTTGATGTCGACGAAGACACGCAATTAATTAGGGCTGTAAACGCATATCGTATTGGTAATTATATCCCTTGGACGAAAGTTGCtgaacatttttcaaatagacttaaaaaacaattatataaCCGATATAccgtttatttaaataaaaccaaatgccAAAAACGGGGTCCCTTTACCCTGGAGGAAGACAtccttttattgattttagtaCGGAAATTTGGGGCTAATTATAATACCATTTGTGAATATATCCCGTATAGGAGTAAAATACAAGTGTCATATAGATACACtagttatttaaattactCAGTTATGAAAACCGGAAGTTGGTCTTTATTAGAAGATAACGCAATAATGCAACATGTAAAATGTCATGGACCCAAAAAGTGGCAACTTCTTGTTGAAGAAGTTCCTACAAGAAATGCTGCTCATTTTAGACACAGATACCATCACTTAAATAAATGGTTAGaaagcaataaaaataaaacaatcgAGAATATTCCTAGAAAAGATGAAACTaaaaaatcaactctaaacACTACATTAATCCGAAAAATAGCGGATATGTACAAAACAAGTACAACAATCCcaactttaaaagaaataacggaaaaaataagaacaaaTGGTGTAAAACCAGGAAGAAAAGCTAAAGTCCGTTACGTAAATTCAATGGTCGATGATGAGTTgattcaatattttcaaagtaCCCACAGATTAAGAACGGCTAAAGAAATTCCCGGCTCAAATATCACGACAATTTGCGCTACAGTGAAATCTTTATTAGCGATAATGCGCGCGGTTTTAGTTGTACCCTCCCAAACAGAATTAAACTCGATTTCAAATTTAGATTCATtagataaacaaatattaacaaaCGTATTTCAAAACGTTTACGCTCAACATTCGCAAGAATTGAACGGCCCTCAAAAGAAAGTGATTAAAGttgaatttaaacattttgacTCTATGATTTTACCGCCTAATTTAAACACGTTGGTTGGTATGCgaggtttattattaaattatgaaaGATGTAAATCTAAATTGACGCAAACAATGAATGCTACGAGTTTTACCGTTGctaaaaatatgattaaaaattctttaaatgcCCAAATTAATCTTTGTGACCCTATCGTTCGGAATTTAATTGTTTCGGAACAGGAAGAATTTGCTTTTCggttaaaaagtttatttaaatggCCGGCAATTATGTCCGGAATTCAACCATCTGTTAGGACGTTTACGAATCGTCCGCAGAAACAACCTCCAAAAAGAAAAGTCGGACGTCCTAAGAAAGATACTACCAAAATAGATTTGATGtttaaagcaaaattattaaaaaaagaacttaACAAAACAAGCAATAAATGCAATGCGAATGAAAGTGAACCTGAAGCATGTACAGACAAGTTAATTGAAACGAAAGGAAATCAGATTTGTATAGAAATCGATGATAGTAATGAACAGAATGTTTATACTGAACAACctaagaagaaaattaagttggaGTGTGATAATGAGAAGTTACGTGAAGATATTAAGAAATGTGAAGAAGTGCTGTTGAATGAATtacgaaaaaaataa
- the LOC111427222 gene encoding zinc finger HIT domain-containing protein 3, with translation MKKNCGLCDNEGKYKCPVCVIEYCSLNCFKQHKENQCNPHTKVIENSVQEDKTNLKENEFFTQDTVPAEKLQLLGHDKNVQALLQNRHLRDFLKEIDQSSNPEQIMQKAMMEPIFVEFVDACLLVVDNPKQ, from the exons atgaaaaaaaattgtggttTATGTGATAATGAAGGAAAATATAAGTGTCCCGTTTGTGTTATTGAATA ttgttCCTTGAATTGCTTTAAACAACATAAAGAGAATCAATGTAATCCCCacacaaaagtgatagaaaatagTGTACAAGAAGATAAAACTAATCTCAAAGAGAACGAATTTTTTACCCAAGATACTGTACCTGCAGAAAAACTTCAATTATTAG GACATGATAAAAATGTGCAAGCGCTGCTTCAAAATAGACACTTAAGAGATTTTCTAAAAGAAATTGATCAATCTTCTAATCCTGAGCAGATCATGCAAAAAGCTATGATGGAAccaatttttgttgaatttgttGATGCATGTTTATTAGTTGTTGATAATCCtaaacaatag
- the LOC111427218 gene encoding uncharacterized protein produces MSVLNNIIKINKLYSRNSGVLRTYLRYSSSQSEFLRSPFPDLNIPDVNIVDYVMQDFGRWPNKIALECGITGRKYTFDDVRIKSNKFGMALKEILKLKKGDALALVLPNVPEYGLCVFGAMKMGITITTVNPIYTPAEVERQFIDSDTKAVVTLGMFIPLVKAATAKINKNIPIIAIKSDPNEQFPEGTIIFNDLLGANANCKEDPIFGDEIAVIPYSSGTTGLPKGVELTNNNLVANVTQYNYDAEPEREHDILPSVLPMFHIYGFTNQILGSLQKGIKLVTLPKFTPELYLSTIVKQKVTALMLVPPIVLFLNSHPAVKREHLQHLRCIVCGGAPLSANDEAKFKEKVGKNIPILQGYGLTETSPLVLTVPEGKEKDGGMGYVVNNTIVKVVSIDDPDCKHLSPNNVGELLVKGPQVMKGYHNKPKETEEAFWNGFLRTGDLVRYDEDGMFYICDRIKELIKVKGFQVPPAELEEVIRRYPGVGEAAVIGVPHERYGEAPKAYIVQKQGSKIDVDKLVEFVNANVAPYKQLSGGVSIVDNIPKNPSGKILRRQLKILYEK; encoded by the exons ATGTCGGTGCTAAataatataatcaaaattaacaaattatattCGCGTAATTCAGGGGTTTTGAGAACGTATCTTAGATATTCTAGCTCTCAaagtgaatttttaagatCTCCTTTTCCCGATCTTAATATTCCGGATGTTAATATTGTGGATTATGTTATGCAGGATTTTGGGAGATGGCCCAATAAAATTGCTTTg GAATGTGGTATAACAGGAAGAAAATATACATTCGACGATGTACgaataaaatcaaacaaatttGGAATGgctttgaaagaaattttaaaacttaaaaaaggcGACGCTTTAGCTTTAGTTTTACCGAATGTCCCAGAATATGGGCTTTGCGTGTTTGGTGCTATGAAAATGGGAATTACTATAACAACAGTTAATCCAATATACACCCCAG CTGAGGTTGAAAGACAATTTATTGATTCAGACACAAAAGCAGTGGTGACATTAGGAATGTTTATTCCACTTGTTAAAGCAGCCacagcaaaaattaataagaatatCCCTATAATTGCTATAAAAAGTGAT cCAAATGAACAATTTCCTGAAGGtacaattatatttaatgatttattgggGGCAAATGCTAATTGCAAAGAAGATCCAATTTTTGGGGATGAAATTGCGGTTATCCCTTATTCAAGCGGGACAACTGGTTTGCCAAAAGGAGTAGAATTAACCAATAACAATTTAGTAGCAAACGTTACTCAATATAATTACGACGCCGAACCAG AAAGAGAACACGATATTTTACCAAGCGTTCTCCCGATGTTTCACATTTACGGTTTTACAAATCAAATTTTGGGATCTTTGCAGAAAGGAATCAAATTGGTTACTCTTCCGAAATTTACACCCGAACTTTATTTATCAACGATTGTAAAGCAAAAAGTAACAGCACTCATGCTGGTACCACCAATTG ttttatttttaaattctcatCCAGCCGTTAAACGAGAGCATTTACAACATCTTCGATGCATCGTTTGTGGAGGGGCACCATTAAGTGCAAATGATGAagctaaatttaaagaaaaagtgggAAAAAATATACCAATATTGCAAG gttatggtCTCACAGAAACATCACCACTAGTTCTAACTGTTCCagaaggaaaagaaaaagatggtGGAATGGGTTATGTTGTTAATAACACTATAGTAAAAGTTGTTTCAATAGATGATCCCGATTGTAAACATTTAAGTCCTAATAATGTTGGAGAATTACTTGTGAAAGGACCCCAAGTAATGAAAGGGTACCATAATAAACCTAAAGAAACAGAAGAAGCATTTTGGAATGGTTTCTTAAGAACGGGAGATTTAGTTCGTTACGATGAAGATGGAATGTTTTATATTTGCGATAGAATTAAAGAATTGATTAAAGTGAAAGGTTTCCAAGTTCCTCCTGCAGAATTGGAGGAAGTTATTAGAAGATATCCCGGTGTTGGAGAAGCCGCTGTTATAGGAGTTCCGCACGAGAGATATGGAGAAGCACCTAAAGCTTATATAGTTCAGAAACAAGGAAGTAAAATTGATGTTGATAAATTGGTGGAGTTTGTTAACGCAAATGTGGCACCATATAAACAACTTTCTGGTGGAGTTTCCATTGTAGATAATATTCCCAAGAATCCATccggaaaaatattgaggagacaattaaaaattttatatgaaaaataa